Within Patescibacteria group bacterium, the genomic segment GGCGGTAATAACAGCAAGTATTAGAACAATAACGAGAGTTTTTTTATTCATATGTTTTTTAACTTCTAGTAATATGTTAAATATATTATCTTAGGGTTTTAAAGTCAAATTTTGCCTTCTTTGCTTATAGAAGGTTTTGCACCAAGTTGTTCGAGCATCTGTTTAGTATTATCCATGTCTATTAAGAGAATTTCTTTTTTATGTAGTCGGTAATATAGATAAATAATTTAGCAAGATTTTCTCTCTCATTTATTCTAATAAAGGGTTTTAAGTCCTGAATAAATTCCTTTTCGTTAAAGGCTGTAAGTCTCTCAATAAACTCCTTTTTATTGAATTTCTCTCTATAGTAGGCAAGCTTTTTGTCAATTAGGTTAAAATCAATTTTTCCACCTAGTTCTATTAAAACCCATAAATCATAAAGATCCCGCATTTTTTTGCGAGTTAAGATTGCCCTAACCTTCTCAGCAATAATTTCATTAATGCTTAACGAGTTAATGTAATTTTTAACGATTATGGGATAGACAGTTTCCATAATTCTATTTTGTGGCTCGATTACGCTTTCTCTAAAGGAAAAATCCAGTTTTACATATACTGGTGTTTTAAATCCCAAGATAGTTGTGGTCAAAAGATATGACTTACCAA encodes:
- a CDS encoding nucleotidyl transferase AbiEii/AbiGii toxin family protein, translated to MISLDQIKELASKNKIDESVIAREFIQILFLNELYSYKFSRDIYFKGGTAIRLLYGGSRFSEDLDFTANLDLPVFESEILKVFSDVESKYPIKCKAKKALVGKSYLLTTTILGFKTPVYVKLDFSFRESVIEPQNRIMETVYPIIVKNYINSLSINEIIAEKVRAILTRKKMRDLYDLWVLIELGGKIDFNLIDKKLAYYREKFNKKEFIERLTAFNEKEFIQDLKPFIRINERENLAKLFIYITDYIKKKFS